The Apodemus sylvaticus chromosome 19, mApoSyl1.1, whole genome shotgun sequence sequence CACCTGCAATTCACATATACCTAAAAGTAAGTGcatgattaatttttaaagatgatcAAAGAGAGAGAGCACGCCTCATCAAGGCTCAGCCCTGGTACTGTCCCCGTTCACGCTCCGAGGGTTCCAGGAAGCTAAAGCACTGAGTAGGTGGGAAGTGGACACGGTCACACAGTTCTCCCTGTGTCACCTCAGCTCCTGCAGCTGCTTCTGTCAGGTGGGGCTgtcaggctgggggtggggtgaggcggGACAGTGtggggcagaagcagaggctggaaCAAGTCACTCGGGCGTCCATTTCCAGGAGAGGCCGACAGAGGTTAATGGGATCCAGGTCTTCCTCCTTAGCTGTTGGGGTCAGATGCCTTAAGATCCTCCTCCTGCCGGGcagtggcacttgggaggcagaggcaggcggttttctgagttcgaggccagcctggtctacagagtgagttccaggacagccagggctacacagagaaactctgtctcgaaaaaaaaaaaaaaatcctcctcctctgctccaccctcctccatcctctcccAGCCACGGACGGAACCCCAAGGCTCTCTAAGCAAAACTGCCCTTCCCGGAGGAGTCTCTCTCACCTGCGAGACagactggagaatctggagttgGGGTTTTGACAGCTTTGGCTTAGGCAGGGCTCTGAGGAAGTGAGGGACCTTCACAGAGAGCTGAACACTTAAGAAGAGGCTACGCAGTGAGGCGGCAGCCCGGGGTCAATAATGCACGGGTCCACCAACATTTCTCTAGACAGCTTCAGATGTCGAGCAGTTCAATCAGGCACAAAGATCACAATCAACATCAatcccctgcccccgcccccatgCCCTGTGAAGGGTAAGAGACGAACCCCAGGGTATGAATGAGTGTGGGTTTCCCGCTGAAACCACGGGGGAACTGATTCTGGAGACAAGCCAGGAGTCACCTTGCTAAGAGGGCGTGGTGCGGCAAGCCAGTCTCTGGCCTACAGAGGTTTCAAGACGTCCCCGGCCTGCTTTAACCACGCTCGCctccctggcttgcttcccttgcgTCCCTGCAGAGGTGGGACGACGAGCTGGCCGCCTTCGCCAAGGCCTACGCTCAGAAGTGCGTGTGGGGGCACAACAAAGAGCGCGGGCGGCGCGGAGAGAACTTGTTCGCCATCACGGACGAGGGCATGGACGTGCCGCTGGCCGTGGGGAACTGGTACGAGGAGCACGAGTATTACAACCTCAGCACGGCCGCCTGCGATCCTGGCCAGATGTGCGGCCACTACACTCAGGTGACAGTCTGGGCAGGACGGCGGGGGGCAGAGGGTGGGGCAGTGAGCTCCCGGGTGAGGGCTCCTAACACAGCCTGAGGGCTGAGGAATCTAGGTGTTGGGCTGGCCTCTGGCTGTTGGATGAGCCTTGTGATggagtgggggagagggggagggctCTTGATGTTGAATACGGCTACCTGCACGATTgatctgtagagcaggctggcctcgaactcagaaatccgcctgcctctgcctcccaggtgctgggattacaggcgtgcgccaccacctcctggctgtcAGGTGTTCTGATAAGCCACGTGAGTGCGTGGTTTGGTCTTGACCTCGAGGAGAGGGGTGGGGCCACACGCACCTTGGGCAGAGCGGGCTGGGTCCTTGAGGGGGGGGGTTGGGTGGAGCCACCTGGTCCTAGGCGGGGCCGGCAGGATCTCCAGATGGGTGGAGCCACGTGCGGGCCCTGGTAGGGTGATCTGTAACCTCTTGGCTCCACTCGGAGCAGCCTCCCCTTAAACCGGTCCTCTCCCCCTTACAGCATCGCTAATAATCTGCGCAGCCATTAGCGTGCAAAGGCCACTCAAACTGTCGTTTACATCTCTTCAAAATAGGCACATCTTTGAAATCCTAGGTCACCCGCTTTATCTTGCCGAGAAGGCAGGTGTCGCAGCGCCTATTTCCTGAATGCAGTGGTTGTCCTGGGTGACAGTGAACCCTGAGTGGTCCAGAGCTTTTGCCTCAGCCGCaggtgcccctcccccctcccctttcctgccACTGTCGCTCGTGGCACTTCCGTTTCTAATTTGCTGTTTCTAATCTGCCAAACTGATAAAGTAAATAGACAAACTTGATTACGTTTTGCATTAGAAGAAAAACTGTGTTTAAGAGGGCAGGCGAGGGCTGGAGcgatggttcagctgttaagagcactgactgctcttccagaggtcctgagttcgattcccaacaaccacatggtggatcacaactatCTTtaaagggatccgatgccctcttctggtgtgtctgaagactgctacagtgtaactcatttagataaaataaataagaggGCGGGCAAGATGGACCAGTGGGTTTAGGCAGTCGCCACCAAGCCCAACAGAGTAGTATCTCTctaccccaattttttttttgttttttgtttttgttttgttttgttttgttttttttcgagacagggtttccctgtgtagctctggctgtcctggaactcactctgtaaaccaggatggcctcgaactcagaaatctgcctgtctctgcctcccaagtgccctaggatcaaaggcatgtgccaccaccacctggcattaccccaaattaaaaaaaaaaaagtttctaaaaACACTATGTAGGCAGAAAGCACATGCTCACTGGAGAAAGGCTCCTGGGGCCTTCTGACAAGTGTTTCTGGCCTCTCTCAGATAGCCTTCACTCTCCACTCAATTCCGATGCTTTTAGAAAGTTCAGTCTTGCTGGGTGACGCTAACCTTGGTGTTAAGGGATGGTTTTCTCTTCCCAATGCTTATTGTACAAACGATTACACCAGATTCAAAAAGGGGGGAAATCCAACAgttccaccctcaccccaccctcccATTTCCAGTGCCCTTTTGAGCTGGTATTTTTAGCCCTaatcttaaggaaatacaagatccCACCCAAGCTGGGAAGGTCCCAGCACCCTCCCTACTGGGACATCCCAGTCCACCCTCACCCAACGCACTCCTGCCAGACCGACCACGCTATCTGTGGCTCTGTTCTAAGCTGGGAGCCATTTCTAAAACTCAGCTGCTCAAACAGGAGTCCGAGGTGCCACTGCTACTGTAAGCAGGATTCCCGACAACCTGAGCCTAGAAACTCAGGAAAATGTGGCCTCCCCACCCTTCGGCAGGgcacacatttttgttttgttgttgttaagacaGGACCTCACtaggtagccttggctggcctggaactcccacagagagatctgcctgattctgcccagagtgctgggattaatagttttatttttgtatttaggaAGAAATTATTCTAGCAGCCAGGCCAATCCCCAAAAGAGGCAGAGTGAAGGTTTGCTAAGGTGTTAGTTGGAATGGGGAAAGGTTCAACATAACTTCTCCTCGGACTTTCCTTGTGGCTGAAGTGCTCCTCTATCTCTGATCCTTTGCATAGAACCCCTGTTTAAAACcttgtttgggggctggagagatggcccagtggttaagagcactgactgctcttccagaggtcctgagttcaaatcccagcaaccacacggtggctcacaaccatctgtaatggaatcagattcctcttctggtgtgtctgaggacgggaacactgtactcacatacataaaatgaataaataattaatccttgttgttgttgttgttgttgttgttgagtttgAATTattggttgttgggatttgaactcgggacctctgaaagagcagtcagtgctctcaactgctgaaccatctctccagcccagaataaataattcttttttttaatgatttatttagctCTTACTCTTTCTcgttctcttctgtctcttgtcccctgctccccatcccctcccccctcttcctccctatcttttctctttccctctactttctacaataaagctgaaaaaccaatatatatatatatatatatatatatatatatatatatatatatatatatatatatatatatatatataatacatgtgaGTATGCCattgatgtcttcagacacaccagaagagggcatcggatcccattatagatgggtgtgagtcactatgtggttgttgggagttgaactcaggacctctagaagagcagtcagtgctgttaaccactgagccatctctccagtccccaaataaataattctttaaaaaaacaacaacaacaacaaaaaacggctggccgggtggtggtggctcacacctttaatcccagcatttgggaggcagaggcaggcgaatttctgagtttgaggccagcctgttctacagagcaagttccaggacagccagggctacagagaaaccctgtctcaaaaaaccaacaccAAAGCAACCAACCGAATAGCCGAAAATCCCTAAGGATCTCTAGAAAGAGGCCATGGGAGAGTGGACAGGGTGTATCAGAGGCCTGAGGCTGAGGGAAGAAAGAGGCCTGGTGACTTCTCTGTTTGGCAGAGAGGGTAGACAccctcttcccctgcctctacccccccccccagaagcaGTTTTGGCCTGAGGCTATAGGGTCCCACGGACGACTGACTGTGTTACCCAGTCCAGGGCTAACCTGCTGGGTTCCCCTCCTTTAGGTAGTGTGGAGCAAGACCGAGAGAATTGGATGTGGCTCCCACTTCTGCGAGACTCTCCAGGGAGTGGAGGAGGCTAACATCCACTTGCTGGTGTGCAACTACGAGCCCCCGTAAGTGCTGAGGGCCAGAGGCTTAGGGGAGGACAGGACTGGGCCCAGCTCAAGGATGCTGAGGGCCGCTAATGTAGTCCTGCCCGTCTTGACAGCTGTGATGGCCCCACGCGGGGTCTAATTTGGTTAACGGAGAagcggggagggagggagcccgTGACCCCCGGGAAGCATCCCCGTGGGCTCCTGTGGATGAATCTCCTGTGCGTCTGGGGAACGTGGGGACCGGTAGGAAGGCGCCAGGCCTTCCCTGCAGCAATGCCTTCTCATTTAGGGGGAACGTGAAGGGCCGAAAGCCCTACCAGGAGGGGACTCCTTGCTCCCAGTGCCCTCTTGGCTACAGCTGCGAGAACTCTCTCTGTGGTGAGTGGCAGGCGAGAGCTGAGATGGGGTGGGGAGTCCCCCACAACCCCGGGCCTGGGTGACTTAGCGTCTCAGACTCCCgccctgagaagcaggagaggggCCTACGGGATGCGATGGCGGAGACCCTCTGTGACTTTCTGCCTTCCCTGCACAGCCGCCTCGGCGACTCCTTAACTCCGAGTGACAGATTCCATCCTAAAGTCCCTAGGAGAGTTGGGATCCCGAGGCTCAGGAGTGCCGAGCGAGGGGCGTGGCCGAGCGGGAAGGTCCGGGCGGTGGGCGTAGTCTGTGGTTGAATGGGCGGGGCCTGCCAGGCAGTCCTCTAAACGTAGCTTGGACTAGGCGGTGGGTGGAGGAGTTAGTTGCGTCAAAGACAGAAAGTTACATTACCAGAGGGGCACACCCGCTGCAGAGGGAGTATAGCTCGCGCATCCCGGTGGGATATCCTGCGGCCGGGTGGGGTCTCCTAATGCCTGGCCTTGCCAAACAGAGCCCATGAGAAACCCGGAAAAGGCGCAGGATTCGCCCCCAAGGGTGACCGAGGTCCCTTCCACCCGTGCACCAGAAGTCCCAAGCTCCAGGGAAACCGGTACTCCATCCCTAGCAACCTCTGAGACTCTACATTTCTCCTCGGTAACAAAGGTCTCGGATTCCCTGGCAACCGAGTCCTCACCTGCGCTAGAAACAAAGGCCTCATCTTCCTTAGCAACCGAAGGCCCCTCCTCCATGGCAACGGAGGCTCAGTCTTTTGTAACTGAGGTCCCCTCGGTTTCTGCAACGCACATCCAGCTCTCACTGGATGAAGGGCTAGTTAACTTCCTCACATCAACACACATCCCTGTCCCCACACCTACGGACAAAGAAGCCAGCAAGCCGAGCGCACCCTCCGTGAGCCCAGAGAAACCCCTGCACCCCAAGATGTCcctgacagagacaggagaatccctacCCCAAATCCAGGAGGAGTCTGAGCCCAAGGCCGAGTTGCCTAAGCCAGAGGCCGAGTTGCCTAAGCCGGAGGAGGCCGAGTCGCCCGAGGCCGCGGCAGAGTTGTCTGTTTCCAGTGAGGCTTTGGTCCCAGTTCTTCCAACCCAGGAGCACGGTGGGCAGAAGGCCTCACTGGAACACTCTGACCACCCTGCTGCCACATCCCTGCCCAACCTCCCTAGTGCCTCAGGTAATGCCACAGGTGGGCGCACCCTGGCCCTACAGTCATCCTGGACAGGTAAGGCCCGAAGACCTTATTTTCCTTCCTGGCTCCAGAATGCTGGTATCCTGGGCTGTGGATCCAGTGTTTGGGGCATGGTAAAGCATGCACCAGCCATCGGGAAGATGCTTCCTCCCCGCCTGCTGCCTGCACCTTGCATGGAGTGAGTGGAGAGTCAGTCAGGCCGGGCTGTTTTCAAGCTGAAATGCAGCCCCCTTTCCTTTCTGTAGGTGCAGAGGACCCCAAAAAGGCCGGCAGGGATTTGAGGAGTTCCGCTCACGTGTTGGGTCCTTTCCTGGGACTGCTGCTGCCTCCCTTGCTGCTGGCTGGCCCATTCTGAGGGGGACACCCAAAGACCTGGTGAGGAAACTGGCCTCATGCCCATTCTGGGTTCTTTTTCCAAGTTAGAAGCCAGAGTGAGCATCTGGAGCAGGTcttgccctccccctcctctctgccaTGCAGGACCAGCCCATACCTGCCTCCCCCAGAGCTTCTTCCACGAGGGTGGGGCTAGGGTGCTGCCCTCGGCCAAGCTGCAAGCTGTTCTGAGCAGTTCTAGTGGGCCACATGAGCCTAGTTTCTTAAGGACAGAGGTTCTTAGCCTCTTCAAGAACTTGGCTCttgccgagcagtggtggcgcacgcctgtaaacgccaggacttgggaggcagaggcaagtggatttctgcgtttgaggccagtctggtctacagagtgagttccaggacagccagggctacacagagaaaccctgtctcaaaaaacaaacaagcaaacaaacaaacaaacaaacaaagaacttgGCTCTTGTAGTCCTGAAGTGCCTACTGCCTTTCTTCCCAGGGAGAAGAGGTCAGCTGCCCAACTGCTGTGTCCTCCTATCCTGTCCCTCAAACAagacaccaccgcctggctaaagcCCCTCTGGAAGGGAAAGGCTGTGGATCTAGCTCCTCAGCAACTGCACACCAGGGCCCTTCCTGCCCCTTACAGCGGAGTTCTACAGAGAACAGGATTCTGAGGACACTTGTCTGCTccacagggtggggtgggggtggggagcactgTCTGCCTGAAGGCTCTGGGGTTCCCCATCTCTGAGGGCCCATGTGACTTGGACAGCAGACCCCAAGGGGCAGGTGAAGAACAAGCCCCAGCCAAGTGGGGTTCTGTGGGTGGGGAGACGGGGCGACGGGGACAAAGGCAGCCTTGACTCCTGAATAAAGCCTGTCTGAGAGCCACGGCTCAGTGCTTTGCATGAGGTGGGGTTGTGAGAAAGTGGTCTGCCCACCCATGCAACtcttctgtcctctctcttcctctctccccactgccccacccccttcccgAGCCATCCCTTTCCTTCTGGTAATTTCCACTCCACCCAAGCCGCAGGTAGCCTTGCAGGAAGAAGAGCAGAAGGAAGGACCAGAAGTTACCTCTGTGACTTTGGGGATTGGGCCATTTCCATGAGGAGGCTGATGCTCAGGCCTGTCCCGGCCACAAGTTTCAACTTGGCAAGGCTTGGGCAACTTAGGTGCTTCGAAGGAACCCTGAGACAGAGGCCCGGGGCATGGAAACCTCTCTGGGAATCAGAATAGAGTGGTCCAGAAGTTTTGTGGGTCAGGAACACAAAGGACAAAAAGAGGGGCCAGGAAGGGGTCTTGGCCAGGCTAGTGCATCAAGGCTACTTCTCTCAATAAAGACACAGAAGCTATCCATTTAAACTATACAACTTGGGGCCAGTGAAAAGGATCATGGGTAAAGGCAAGTAGCCCTCCAACCTCCACTCCCGGGCAATGGCACACATGTACCATGTCCCGTCATCTTTATTTGGGTGTGTTTTGAGATCAAGtctctgcgtagccctgactgtcctggaacgctctatgtaggccaggctggtcttaaactcagagatccgcctgtttctgccttgtaaatgctgggattaaaggcgtgcgccaccacacctggctggaaGAAAAAGGTGAAGCATCCAACTCAATGTTTGGAGATGTATTTATCTAGTGTCTGTGCAGGGTGGGGTAAGCACGGTGCATGCAGAGGACAACCTGCGGGGACAGCTCTTCCTCCATGCacgttctggggatcaaactcaggttgtcaggcctggtggcaggcGCCATTACTTAGCCAACTGGACAGCCCCagcttgatatttttttaaaaatatttatttatttttacatttcaagtgttatccccttacccagtttccccctctcccggaaaccccctatcccaccccccctactcctgcttctatgagggtgttcctctacccacccacccactcccacctccctgccctcaattctcctacactggggcatttgtcgagccttcataggaccaagggcctctcctcccactgatacctgacaaggtcgtcctctactacatatgcagagccagagccatgtgtaccccttggttggtggcttagtctctgggagctctggggggtctggttggttaatattgttcttcctatggggttgcaaaccccttcagctccttcagtcctttttgtaactcctccactgggaactccacactcagtgcaatggttggctgtgaacatctgctTTGGCAGAGCACACGTTTTTTAGTATATTTACTTGGGGACTGTGTAGCTATCCCTAATACCAAGAGTGGACTTTTTTGTTGCTGTAGAAGCCCTTACCCACTGGTACCTGCTCTGACCTGCCCCCTTCAGCCTAAAACAACTGCTGATCTATTTTCTATCTGTATGCACACTTCCTGTTCCTTCcttagtttttttggggggtggggtggggtagctCATGCCAATGCActcgtggggtggggtggggtagctCATGCCAATGCACTCGTGGAGACTGGAGGAGCCCTCTACCCTATGGGTCAGGCTTGGTAACAAACACCTTCACCACCACCGAGCCATTTCACGGACTTTCATTTGATGGTCTTTGACTTTCATATAAATCCTTCAcgaatatgttctgtgactgccCAACACATCGTCAAGGTCCACCTATCCTGTAGCGTGAATGTTCTCTTTACCACAAAGTCCCGCCGAGCCTACGAGCAGCCATGTGTGCGCTATGCCGGCCAGCATCACCTCATTTAATTTTGTGAGATGGAGTCTCTCACAGATGCTGAGGCTGTTTGCCTAGGATGGTTATCCAATCAGCTTCAGGGATCTGTCTCCACGCCCCACCCATCgctcctcccagtgctggggttacaggcctgcATCACTGCACCCAGCTTTTATGTAGGTGCtagaccaaactcaggtccccatgctggGGCCGCGTATtccttctccccagccccaactgttgaaattttggttttttcatgagTGTCACTTTATTCCTTGTCTGGGTGAAAGATTTTATTGTGGAAGCGTGTTGACTTttctcaaaggccttttctgtccCACCTGAGATGGTCCTGTGGTGGTTAGAGTAAATGACATTAACGGATCTTCAGACACTAAAGcaactgcatccctgggaaggtCTGTTTTCGTGAGCTAGTGTGTCGGCCTGAGCTGTCAGGGATGGGGGTGGTCTCTGGGCCAAGCAGACCCCTCAGAGGCCCAAGCCTATCCTGGTTTCCCTGTGGCTTTTCCTGACTCT is a genomic window containing:
- the Pi16 gene encoding peptidase inhibitor 16 isoform X4, whose product is MHSSCSPWVTPPLLLLLLTATGPTTALTETEKQTMVDLHNYYRAQVSPPASDMLQMRWDDELAAFAKAYAQKCVWGHNKERGRRGENLFAITDEGMDVPLAVGNWYEEHEYYNLSTAACDPGQMCGHYTQVVWSKTERIGCGSHFCETLQGVEEANIHLLVCNYEPPGNVKGRKPYQEGTPCSQCPLGYSCENSLCEPMRNPEKAQDSPPRVTEVPSTRAPEVPSSRETGAEDPKKAGRDLRSSAHVLGPFLGLLLPPLLLAGPF
- the Pi16 gene encoding peptidase inhibitor 16 isoform X2, with the protein product MHSSCSPWVTPPLLLLLLTATGPTTALTETEKQTMVDLHNYYRAQVSPPASDMLQMRWDDELAAFAKAYAQKCVWGHNKERGRRGENLFAITDEGMDVPLAVGNWYEEHEYYNLSTAACDPGQMCGHYTQVVWSKTERIGCGSHFCETLQGVEEANIHLLVCNYEPPGNVKGRKPYQEGTPCSQCPLGYSCENSLCEPMRNPEKAQDSPPRVTEVPSTRAPEVPSSRETGTPSLATSETLHFSSVTKVSDSLATESSPALETKASSSLATEGPSSMATEAQSFVTEVPSVSATHIQLSLDEGLVNFLTSTHIPVPTPTDKEASKPSAPSVSPEKPLHPKMSLTETGESLPQIQEESEPKAELPKPEAELPKPEEAESPEAAAELSVSSEALVPVLPTQEHGGQKASLEHSDHPAATSLPNLPSASGNATGGRTLALQSSWTGAEDPKKAGRDLRSSAHVLGPFLGLLLPPLLLAGPF
- the Pi16 gene encoding peptidase inhibitor 16 isoform X3 gives rise to the protein MHSSCSPWVTPPLLLLLLTATGPTTALTETEKQTMVDLHNYYRAQVSPPASDMLQMRWDDELAAFAKAYAQKCVWGHNKERGRRGENLFAITDEGMDVPLAVGNWYEEHEYYNLSTAACDPGQMCGHYTQVVWSKTERIGCGSHFCETLQGVEEANIHLLVCNYEPPGNVKGRKPYQEGTPCSQCPLGYSCENSLCEPMRNPEKAQDSPPRVTEVPSTRAPEVPSSRETGTPSLATSETLHFSSVTKVSDSLATESSPALETKASSSLATEGPSSMATEAQSFVTEVPSVSATHIQLSLDEGLVNFLTSTHIPVPTPTDKEASKPSAPSVSPEKPLHPKMSLTETGESLPQIQEESEPKAELPKPEAELPKPEEAESPEAAAELSVSSEALVPVLPTQEHGGQKASLEHSDHPAATSLPNLPSASGAEDPKKAGRDLRSSAHVLGPFLGLLLPPLLLAGPF
- the Pi16 gene encoding peptidase inhibitor 16 isoform X1, with the translated sequence MHSSCSPWVTPPLLLLLLTATGPTTALTETEKQTMVDLHNYYRAQVSPPASDMLQMRWDDELAAFAKAYAQKCVWGHNKERGRRGENLFAITDEGMDVPLAVGNWYEEHEYYNLSTAACDPGQMCGHYTQVVWSKTERIGCGSHFCETLQGVEEANIHLLVCNYEPPGNVKGRKPYQEGTPCSQCPLGYSCENSLCEPMRNPEKAQDSPPRVTEVPSTRAPEVPSSRETGTPSLATSETLHFSSVTKVSDSLATESSPALETKASSSLATEGPSSMATEAQSFVTEVPSVSATHIQLSLDEGLVNFLTSTHIPVPTPTDKEASKPSAPSVSPEKPLHPKMSLTETGESLPQIQEESEPKAELPKPEAELPKPEEAESPEAAAELSVSSEALVPVLPTQEHGGQKASLEHSDHPAATSLPNLPSASGNATGGRTLALQSSWTGKARRPYFPSWLQNAGILGCGSSVWGMVKHAPAIGKMLPPRLLPAPCME